One window from the genome of Crassostrea angulata isolate pt1a10 chromosome 2, ASM2561291v2, whole genome shotgun sequence encodes:
- the LOC128170709 gene encoding uncharacterized protein LOC128170709, with translation MIDVLDEEKHNLVVMSGLGYCPIICPGDSQKSTRIVTQTPNIMDTASSQYITASSSYQVHMCSKCPGDTAYHCVSCPCDLCPQCKENHVKDLKTIDHDVVSHRDKINYIPTQEICMRHPSHVYTKYSEPYQVPLCDFWFGHKSHKLPDLQKAYKTKRQQHRGTIHTIRSEALFYRPVLLTGIKADVKTCRTEFSLYQSEMLTKAQRLKHLIDYVVYDLLNYVFCYFDFKHRCKKHKIDMIRHIGRLRRYEHRYVQPAFTFSALQFLSFTKTALPQIHLTLHTSQLSMTESLNKEDVMESLSAIQITERGNRRVGNQCLLKLTSGAELHQSLTVTGVDDCDHISCVTSDRVWVSDRDNLMLTDTTGVPLHRVEASCRYLFGLHTLNNESELIYIDRKRNINKLSKDMKTTTTFIKRTDSTWEPQCVYWSPSTGDLLVGMYNDDTETGKVTRYNQSGQLTQTIQYHNTGRGLYSEPHYITENNNGDVVVSEFDYGSRAVVVTDRGGRHRFSYTGHPSGSGLWPYGICTDALSHILVCDGRTETVQMLNRDGQFLSHLLTKSQEMGEPRSLSYDDNTHLLWVGSVYNKVCVYRYITRQDALTDEHRPRPDGDTRDTTPRHNNSSTKRI, from the exons ATGATTGATGTGTTAGACGAGGAGAAACATAACCTTGTGGTAATGTCAGGGCTGGGATATTGTCCAATTATCTGCCCGGGGGACAGTCAAAAATCAACCAGG ATTGTGACCCAGACCCCCAACATCATGGACACAGCAAGCTCCCAATACATCACAGCAAGCTCCTCATACCAAGTACATATGTGTTCTAAGTGTCCGGGGGACACAGCGTACCATTGTGTATcgtgtccatgtgatctgtgtccccagtgtaaagagaaccatgtaaaagatctcaaaacaatagaccatgatgttgtgtcacaccgtgataaaatcaactacatccCAACACAAGAGATCTGTATGAGACATCCTAGCCATGTTTATACAAAGTACTCTGAACCTTATCAAGTTCCTTTGTGTGATTTTTGGTTTGGACATAAATCACACAAACTCCCT GATCTGCAAAAAGCTTATAAAACAAAGCGACAACAACACAGAGGAACCATTCACACCATCAGAAGTGAGGCTCTGttttacagacctgttctcctgACAGGAATCAAAGCTGATGTCAAAACCTGTCGCACAGAATTCTCCCTCTACCAATCagagatgttaacaaaggccCAGAGACTGAAGCATCTCATTGACTATGTGGTATATGATCTATTGAACTATGTGTTTTgttactttgatttcaaacacagatgtaaAAAACATAAGATAGATATGATCAGACATATTGGCAGACTAAGGAGATATGAACACAGATATGTACAGCCAGCATTCACATTCAGTGCGCTACAATTCCTCTCCTTCACAAAAACAGCCCTCCCCCAGATACATCTTACACTCCATaccagccagctctccatgactgagtcactcaacaaggaggatgtgatggagtcactgagtgcaatccaaatcacagagagaggaaaccgacgcgtaggaaaccagtgtctgctgaaactgacgtcTGGTGCTGAGCTCCATCAATCTCTCACAGTGACAGGTGTTGATGATTGTgatcacatttcctgtgtgacatcagaccgagtctgggtcagtgatagagacaatctcatgttgacagacacaacaggtgtccctctacatcgtgtggaggCTTCATGTCGTTATTTATTTGGATTACACACACTGAACAATGAGAGTGaactgatctatatagataGGAAAcgtaacatcaacaaactgtcaaaggatatgaaaacaaccaccacatttataaAGAGAACAGACTCTACATGGGAACCAcagtgtgtgtactggtccccgtccactggggatctactggtcgggatgtatAACGATGATACGGagacaggcaaggtaacccggtacaaccagagtggacaactcacacaaaccatacagTACCACAACACAGGACGGGGGCTGTATAGTGAACctcactatataacagagaacaacaatggggatgtcgtggtgtctgagtTTGACTATGGGTCTcgtgctgtagtggtgacagatcgtggaggaagacatcgtttctcctacacaggacatccatcaggatcagGACTATGGCCAtatggaatctgtactgacgcgctgtcacacatcctggtgtgtgatggtAGAACCGAAACAGTACAGATGTTGAATagggacggtcagttcctgtcacatctgCTGACAAAATCACAAGAGATGGGTGAACCACggagcctgagttatgatgacAACACTCACCttctctgggtcggatcagtgtacaacaaggtgtgtgtctacaggtatatcaccagacaggacgctctgacag ATGAACACAGACCCCGTCCTGATGGTGACACCCGAGACACGACACCTCGTCACAACAACTCATCAACTAAACGAAT atga